In the genome of Podospora pseudocomata strain CBS 415.72m chromosome 2 map unlocalized CBS415.72m_2.2, whole genome shotgun sequence, one region contains:
- a CDS encoding uncharacterized protein (EggNog:ENOG503Q21Q; antiSMASH:Cluster_3; COG:Q), which produces MLGSILPFNEETADRVSAYCEKNSHGIPDALVEHWEWTRTRFPDADKMSSRLQGSWMIFTARDRKPKRILEIGCYSGYSALAWYEGTRDTKAEIVTLEYSPKMIAASREAFKKYGVGDRVKLIEGPAENTLKTLEGEFDLIFVDANKDGYAGYVKTILDQGLLSANGIILCDNVFARGLTIGPDCAPWLNDHVRPYWNGCGQALDKFSAGLMEDPRIDVLLLPVFDGVTQIRWKDGAQRA; this is translated from the exons ATGTTGGGCAGTATTCTTCCATTCAACGAGGAGACGGCGGACCGCGTCAGCGCCTACTGTGAGAAGAACTCTCATGGCATCCCTGATGCCCTGGTTGAGCACTGGGAGTGGACTCGCACTCGCTTCCCCGATGCCGACAAGATGTCTAGTCGTCTTCAGGGCTCCTGGATGATCTTCACTGCTCGTGACCGCAAGCCCAAGAGAA TCCTCGAGATTGGTTGCTACTCTGGCTACAGTGCCTTGGCCTGGTACGAAGGTACCCGTGACACCAAGGCCGAGATTGTCACGCTTGAATACAGCCCCAAAATGATTGCCGCCTCTCGCGAGGCCTTCAAGAAGTACGGGGTTGGTGACCGCGTGAAGCTGATTGAGGGTCCCGCCGAGAACACTCTCAAAACATTGGAGGGCGAGTTTGACCTCATTTTTGTCGATGCCAACAAGGACGGCTATGCTGGATATGTCAAGACGATCCTGGACCAGGGTCTGCTCTCTGCCAACGGCATCATTCTCTGCGACAACG TCTTTGCCCGTGGCCTCACCATCGGCCCCGACTGCGCACCTTGGCTCAACGACCACGTCCGCCCTTACTGGAATGGCTGCGGACAGGCATTGGACAAGTTCAGCGCCGGTCTCATGGAGGACCCCCGCATCGATGTCTTGCTTCTCCCCGTCTTCGATGGTGTTACTCAGATTCGGTGGAAGGACGGGGCTCAGCGGGCTTGA
- a CDS encoding putative secondary metabolism biosynthetic enzyme (EggNog:ENOG503NUMC; COG:C; COG:K; SMCOG1028:crotonyl-CoA reductase / alcohol dehydrogenase; antiSMASH:Cluster_3), with the protein MAQSLAQTGTTCQLTTHPIPSLPAESPPDSVLVRFLASPVNRVDLMVLNNQYPLKPKYTSPTTNTPIPGFDGIALVESSTSPLFSPGDLTLPRDLGLGTWRTHAILPASSLLKLPPSVSTISPIDASLIRSGALIAHLLLTNPSTPLKAGDHIIISAGTSTVSQFLIQLAKHRGIKPILVIRDRPNPEPVKAELLALGAEAVLTESEVEAGLLLPKQPIILALDSVFGKIGELLAASLAPGGKFVLVGLLAGPKASMQLTTQHLFNRQLSFLPFRGSEHLKRMGDEQTESLIGEIARMFVDGTLKRPRVKVVDWTTAGEGEVEKALKEAVELAKGEAGHVKTVWKLT; encoded by the coding sequence ATGGCGCAATCCCTCGCCCAAACCGGCACCACCTGCcaactcaccacccaccccatcccctccctgCCGGCCGAATCCCCCCCCGACTCCGTCCTCGTCcgcttcctcgcctcccccgtCAACCGCGTCGACCTCATGGTCCTAAACAACCAATACCCCCTCAAACCAAAatacacctcccccaccaccaacactcCCATCCCCGGCTTCGACGGCATCGCCCTCGTcgaatcctccacctcccccctcttttcCCCCGGAGACCTCACACTCCCCCGTGACCTCGGCCTCGGAACCTGGCGCACCcacgccatcctccccgcctcctccctcctcaaactcccccccAGCGTCagcaccatctcccccatcgACGCATCCCTCATCCGCTCCGGAGCCCTAAtcgcccacctcctcctcaccaacccctccacccccctcaaagcAGGcgaccacatcatcatctcagCAGGAACAAGCACAGTCTCCCAGTTCCTCATCCAACTGGCCAAACACCGTGGCATAAAacccatcctcgtcatccgcGACCGTCCCAATCCAGAACCGGTCAAGGCCGAGCTCCTTGCTCTCGGTGCAGAAGCTGTCCTGACAGAGTCCGAGGTAGAGGCCGgactccttctccccaaacaacccatcatcctcgccctcgacagCGTCTTTGGCAAAATCGGCGAGCTCCTCGCAGCTTCCCTCGCACCAGGCGGCAAGTTCGTGCTTGTTGGCTTGTTGGCTGGCCCAAAGGCGAGCATGCAGCTCACGACTCAGCATTTGTTCAACCGGCAGCTCAGTTTCCTGCCCTTTAGGGGTTCGGAACACCTCAAGAGAATGGGGGACGAACAGACGGAAAGCTTGATCGGTGAGATTGCGAGAATGTTTGTGGATGGGACGTTGAAAAGGCCCAGGGTCAAGGTTGTGGACTGGACCACcgctggtgagggtgaggttgaaaAAGCGCTGAAAGAGGCGGTCGAGCTTGCCAAAGGGGAGGCAGGACACGTCAAGACTGTTTGGAAATTGACTTGA
- a CDS encoding uncharacterized protein (COG:O; SMCOG1005:Drug resistance transporter; SMCOG1005: EmrB/QacA; antiSMASH:Cluster_3; EggNog:ENOG503NZ12), whose translation MSSGATSLKEKPLDPAVELPADNGHSSDSQLEAGAPTAAPAEPDQNASPRNIHGVIWALVVVAILSSIFLYSLDNTVVADITPAVVNNFGDALKLPWLSVGFLLGGAAVVLPFGRLYGLFDAKWLYILSSILFNVGSALCGAAPNMDALIIGRVLAGMGGNGMYLGVMTLLSVNTSDRERPGYLSFVGLVWGIGTVLGPVVGGAFVESPATWRWAFYINLCVAGLFAPVYLLWIPNFKPRAGTKTLTLAKEFDWLGTVLSMGAITALIMATNLGGALYAWDSGQIIALFVVAFSLFILFGIQQTYTILTNLTSRIFPIQFMRNWNAVLLFCCAAAVNTAGFVPIYYVPLYFQFTRGDSAITAAVRLLPLIFVLSAAILANGHLMARFSYFQPWYVFGSVLTLIGGVLMSRITTETPEGQIYGFEILLGIGTGCFIQAGYAVIQAVTPPADMAYAISFMMLGQLGGIALGLAIAGAIFVNDAIKNLMVVLPDATREQLQMAISGTSGEFFSSLAPGVRAAATDAIVVALRQVFIPVYVAAAFSLVLSVCFTQRKMFGNIQAIAA comes from the exons ATGTCTTCTGGAGCGACCTccctcaaggagaagccgcTTGATCCGGCCGTTGAGTTGCCGGCGGACAACGGCCACAGCTCCGATTCACAGCTCGAAGCCGGTGCACCGACTGCCGCGCCAGCTGAACCTGATCAGAATGCATCACCAAGAAACATTCACGGTGTTATT TGGGCCTTGGTTGTCGTTGCCATTCTATCCAGCATTTTCCTCTACTCCCTCGACAACACAGTCGTCGCCGACATCACACCAGCCGTGGTCAACAATTTTGGCGATGCGCTCAAGCTACCATGGCTGTCTGTTGG TTTCCTCCTCGGTGGAGCAGCAGTCGTCCTCCCCTTCGGCCGCCTGTACGGCCTCTTCGACGCTAAATGGCTGtacatcctctcctccatcctcttcaacgtCGGCTCTGCCCTTTGCGGTGCAGCTCCCAACATGGACGCCCTCATCATCGGCCGTGTCCTTGCCGGCATGGGCGGCAATGGCATGTACCTCGGTGTCATGACCCTTCTCTCCGTCAATACCTCCGACCGCGAGCGCCCCGGGTATCTTAGTTTCGTCGGTCTGGTCTGGGGTATCGGCACGGTTTTGGGACCCGTGGTAGGCGGTGCGTTCGTTGAGTCACCGGCGACGTGGAGGTGGGCGTTTTACATCAACCTTTGTGTCGCTGGTCTATTCGCCCCGGTCTACCTCCTTTGGATCCCGAACTTCAAACCTCGTGCCGGGACCAAGACCTTGACGCTTGCCAAGGAGTTTGACTGGCTCGGAACTGTGCTTAGCATGGGAGCCATCACGGCCTTGATCATGGCTACCAACCTCGGTGGCGCGCTTTATGCCTGGGACAGCGGGCAGATCATCGCGCTTTTTGTCGTGGCGTTTTCGCTCTTTATCCTTTTTGGGATCCAACAAACCTACACCATCCTGACCAACCTGACCTCGAGGATCTTTCCCATCCAGTTCATGAGGAACTGGAATGCGGTGCTGCTTTTTTGCTGCGCTGCGGCGGTGAACACGGCTGGCTTCGTGCCGATTTACTATGTCCCGCTGTATTTCCAGTTCACGAGGGGCGATAGTGCCATcacggcggcggtgaggttgttgccgCTTATTTTTGTGCTGAGCGCCGCTATTCTTGCGAATGGGCATTTGATGGCGAGGTTTAGTTACTTCCAGCCGTGGTATGTTTTTGGGAGTGTTTTGACGTTGATTGGCGGGGTTTTGATGT CTCGCATCACGACCGAGACGCCTGAGGGTCAGATCTACGGCTTCGAGATTCTGCTTGGTATTGGTACCGGTTGCTTTATCCAGGCCGGGTATGCTGTTATCCAAGCTGTCACCCCGCCAGCGGACATGGCGTATGCGATCTCGTTCATGATGCTGGGTCAGTTGGGTGGTATCGCGTTGGGTCTTGCGATTGCTGGTGCCATCTTTGTCAATGACGCTATCAAGAATCTGATGGTGGTCCTGCCTGATGCGACACGGGAGCAGCTTCAGATGGCCATCTCGGGGACCAGTGGCGAGTTCTTCAGCTCTTTGGCCCCTGGGGTGCGTGCTGCGGCCACGGATGCGATTGTTGTCGCGCTGAGGCAGGTGTTTATTCCTGTATATGTTGCGGCTGCTTTTAGTTTGGTGCTTTCGGTGTGCTTTACT CAACGGAAGATGTTTGGTAATATTCAGGCCATTGCGGCGTAA
- a CDS encoding uncharacterized protein (antiSMASH:Cluster_3; EggNog:ENOG503Q153; SMCOG1298:putative carboxymuconolactone decarboxylase), whose protein sequence is MSAPIKTQNCLVPYVDLQTAPPEVAAAITHLPYRRNIFHLLGHSHGSFPRLMGVYANFFDGNRRILPLLDWQLVVLRISAVLDAEYEWDVNAPVARINGMPEEKFEALKRTAGKGVDALAKETVFTERDRAILQLVDEQLATYNNTEETVEKAKKLLTVEELVEVYVVLGVYVLIARITKGLRIDLDGEIPGLEEHLNKVVTGK, encoded by the coding sequence ATGTCTGCCCCTATCAAGACTCAGAACTGCCTTGTCCCCTATGTGGATCTTCAAACCGCCCCTCCGGAGGTGGCAGCGGCGATAACCCATCTCCCGTATCGCCGCAACATCTTTCACCTCCTGGGACACTCACATGGATCTTTCCCAAGGCTCATGGGAGTCTACGCCAATTTCTTCGACGGCAACCGGCGCATTCTGCCGCTTCTCGACTGGCAGCTCGTTGTCCTGCGCATCTCGGCTGTGCTGGACGCAGAGTACGAGTGGGACGTCAACGCTCCAGTGGCACGCATCAACGGCATGCCTGAAGAGAAATTCGAGGCCCTCAAGCGCACCGCCGGCAAGGGTGTCGATGCATTGGCAAAAGAGACTGTCTTCACTGAGCGTGACCGGGCCATTTTGCAACTCGTGGACGAGCAGCTTGCCacatacaacaacaccgaggaGACGGTTGAGAAAGCGAAGAAGCTGCTGActgtggaggagctggtcgaAGTCTACGTCGTGCTTGGTGTCTATGTCCTCATTGCGCGCATCACCAAGGGTTTGCGCATCGACTTGGATGGTGAGATTCCTGGATTGGAGGAGCACTTGAACAAAGTTGTCACGGGAAAATGA
- a CDS encoding uncharacterized protein (SMCOG1034:cytochrome P450; antiSMASH:Cluster_3; COG:Q; EggNog:ENOG503NZJ7) — MHNATVSNTHLDEHQRLLALSWSWVQLRPWTTVLILLLTNLVWTRYRSGLRQIPGPFLASFSNLWKLRATWNQNMHRENVRVHEDYGPIVRIGPNHVSVSDAESMQTIYGVKNVFPKSGFYPLAEAVYKGKFLPTLFTTTSNDYHAKLKRGSARAFSMDVVIGLEEYVNKCISVLLQRVRDVSHNGKKPLDPVAWMQYFAFDVLGEINFSKDLGFLEAGADKDGIIAAIGQILGYVSLIGQVPQVHKFLLGNPLLAKIPAVEKTNQVLQFSLQQIQERQKNPVPRKDILTQLLDTHHNDPSALSFEEIVAITTTNVIAGSDTTAVSLSSVIYHLHKYPAAKARLIEEIDSVAAKLDGIITYAEAIKLPYLTAVINEAMRIHPATGFILERIVPKGGVTLHGVYLPAGTVVGVNSWVLHRNKDIFGEDVHSFRPERWVDGDEGKIKEMKRNLFTFGYGPRSCIGKNISILEMWKVVFELYRHFDITLASDKEWTVNGTWFTAQSNIEAVFKPRKN, encoded by the exons ATGCATAACGCCACCGTCAGCAATACCCATCTCGACGAGCACCAACGACTTCTCGCGTTGAGTTGGAGCTGGGTACAGCTTCGCCCCTGGACGACAGTACTCATTCTGctgctcaccaacctcgtctGGACGAGATACCGCAGCGGATTGCGGCAGATACCGGGCCCCTTTCTGGCGAGCTTCTCCAACTTGTGGAAGCTACGGGCAACATGGAATCAGAACATGCACCGGGAAAACGTGCGGGTGCACGAAGACTATGGGCCTATCGTGCGGATTGGGCCTAACCATGTCTCGGTGTCAGATGCTGAGAGCATGCAGACGATTTACGGTGTCAAGAATGTCTTTCCCAAG AGCGGATTCTACCCCCTAGCAGAAGCAGTCTACAAAGGAAaattcctccccaccctcttcaccaccacaagcaACGACTACCACGCCAAGCTCAAACGCGGCTCCGCCCGCGCCTTCTCCATGGACGTCGTGATAGGCCTCGAAGAGTACGTAAACAAGTGCATTTCCGTGCTCCTCCAGCGCGTCCGCGACGTCTCCCACAACGGCAAGAAGCCCCTCGACCCCGTAGCCTGGATGCAGTACTTCGCCTTCGATGTCTTAGGTGAGATCAACTTCTCCAAAGACCTCGGTTTCCTCGAAGCTGGCGCCGACAAAGACGGCATCATTGCCGCGATTGGCCAGATTCTAGGTTACGTCTCGTTGATAGGACAAGTGCCGCAGGTGCACAAGTTCCTGCTGGGCAACCCCCTTCTCGCCAAGATACCCGCCGTGGAGAAGACAAACCAAGTCCTCCAGTTTTCGCTGCAGCAGATCCAAGAGCGGCAGAAGAACCCCGTGCCGAGGAAGGATATCCTCACCCAACTCCTCGACACCCATCACAACGACCCGTCCGCCTTGTCTTTTGAGGAAATCGTCGCTATTACCACGACCAATGTCATCGCCGGGTCGGACACCACCGCTGTTTCGTTGTCCTCGGTTATCTACCATCTGCACAAGTACCCCGCCGCCAAAGCTAGGCTCATCGAGGAGATTGACTCCGTTGCCGCAAAGCTAGACGGTATCATCACCTATGCGGAAGCTATCAAACTCCCCTACCTTACAGCTGTTATCAACGAAGCGATGAGGATCCACCCCGCCACAGGGTTCATTCTTGAACGCATTGTCCCCAAGGGAGGCGTGACACTTCACGGGGTCTACCTCCCCGCCGGGACAGTCGTGGGCGTGAACTCATGGGTTCTGCACCGAAACAAGGATATTTTCGGGGAGGATGTCCACTCTTTCCGGCCGGAAAGGTGGGTGGACGGGGATGAGGGGAAGATTaaggagatgaagaggaatTTGTTTACT TTTGGCTACGGCCCCAGAAGCTGCATTGGCAAGAATATCTCCATCCTGGAGATGTGGAAGGTCGTGTTTGAGCTGTACCGCCACTTTGACATAACTTTGGCCAGTGACAAGGAGTGGACTGTCAACGGGACTTGGTTTACGGCGCAGAGTAATATTGAGGCGGTTTTCAAGCCGAGGAAGAATTAG
- a CDS encoding uncharacterized protein (EggNog:ENOG503PEHF; antiSMASH:Cluster_3), protein MFITLRSSGGGQAEGGGMEVVRRNSGPGVVKDRTRPMRRPACVACQTKKLRCTGSNPRNCDRCRARMVECVVPTSNGREKPRTNSSQSPQPNNPPGRPWQDIGDASSQPGDQQGEGLNGAGLGPSKPSQQAATTAPRVQVGGDPLLDNDFFDCEFALVDSADQPWAAGLTTAGNPSVDLIDGLDMDMDFGRHSASGEVRSSISSSTNSGSNDARQSNKPHQDPYNNLDFFLSSEGPISQPQPQPRPIPHTTTQELPSMLALDTAPLSPGQSWALSGVQNPSNPNRPGSPPCSCLTDLVRVVQQLDDDEFHITTMSLDQVLRLQKWLVFQCCKPFDCPKCLDLSTIHTMRLILCDRLTEMFECIHLRIKRAGAILSNNGSDSSSQATPSSLTDSSSAQSHSSLGGSQPQLTAAVGSGPLPAQLFCSSSGRAANTAACNPLMFSDEFRNQYSDEEQVHMIRVLLRLQSRNFQMLLSRVERTSQVAASPARQTKVKSMMVRLGKASADIEGALRVVFQGLSI, encoded by the exons ATGTTCATCACGCTACGAAGTTCGGGCGGCGGCCAggcagagggaggggggatggaaGTTGTGCGACGCAACTCAGGGCCCGGCGTGGTCAAAGATCGCACTCGTCCTATGCGACGACCTGCCTGTGTCGCCTGCCAGACCAAAAAG CTGCGTTGCACTGGTAGTAACCCTCGCAATTGTGACCGATGCCGGGCCAGAATGGTCGAATGCGTCGTGCCGACAAGTAACGGTCGGGAGAAACCTCGCACGAATTCGTCGCAATCGCCgcaacccaacaacccaccagGGCGCCCATGGCAGGACATTGGCGATGCGTCTTCTCAACCGGGCGATCAACAAGGCGAGGGCTTGAACGGCGCAGGTTTGGGACCATCCAAGCCGTCGCAGCAGGCGgccaccacagcaccaaGAGTTCAGGTTGGTGGGGATCCGCTGTTAGATAACGACTTCTTTGACTGCGAGTTCGCATTGGTAGACTCGGCAGATCAGCCGTGGGCAGCGGGGCTGACGACTGCCGGTAACCCGTCAGTGGATCTTATCGACGGGCTGGATATGGATATGGACTTTGGCCGGCACAGTGCCTCTGGGGAGGTTCGATCCAGCATAAGCAGCTCTACCAACAGTGGGAGCAATGACGCTCGGCAGTCCAATAAGCCACACCAGGACCCCTACAACAACCTTGATTTCTTCTTATCCAGCGAAGGCCCCATCTCgcagccccagccccagccccggCCAATTCCTcataccaccacccaagaatTACCAAGCATGCTCGCACTGGATACGGCGCCGTTGTCTCCAGGCCAATCTTGGGCCCTCTCGGGCGTTCAGAACCCGTCAAACCCAAACCGACCCGGTTCACCGCCGTGCTCGTGTCTTACTGACCTCGTCCGTGTCGTGCAGCaactcgacgacgacgagtttCACATCACGACCATGTCTCTCGACCAAGTCTTGCGGCTTCAAAAATGGCTCGTCTTTCAATGCTGCAAACCTTTTGACTGCCCCAAGTGTCTGGACCTTTCTACTATTCACACCATGCGCCTCATCCTCTGCGATCGTCTCACCGAGATGTTTGAGTGCATTCATCTCCGCATCAAGCGGGCAGGCGCCATCCTGAGCAACAACGGCAGCGACTCTAGTAGCCAGGCAACGCCATCTTCGTTGACCGACTCCAGTTCTGCGCAGTCACATTCTTCTCTCGGTGGATCACAGCCACAGTTGACAGCTGCTGTCGGTTCAGGGCCTTTGCCAGCCCAACTGTTCTGCAGCTCATCGGGACGCGCGGCCAACACTGCCGCTTGCAACCCCTTGATGTTTTCGGACGAGTTCAGGAATCAGTATTCAGACGAGGAGCAGGTTCACATGATTCGGGTGCTTTTGAGACTGCAGAGTCGCAATTTCCAGATGCTGCTCTCGCGAGTTGAGCGGACCAGCCAGGTTGCAGCTAGCCCAGCACGTCAGACCAAGGTGAAGTCCATGATGGTGCGTCTTGGAAAGGCGTCGGCTGATATTGAGGGGGCTTTGAGGGTTGTTTTTCAGGGGTTGTCGATTTGA
- a CDS encoding uncharacterized protein (EggNog:ENOG503P7ZX) codes for MRCTGSPCQGTYYWRDPDNRKHYKLNTSVLPNHIYYAEGGNILRTLYQVHYKKPFRLHVAVRNSN; via the coding sequence ATGCGGTGCACCGGTTCTCCCTGCCAAGGGACTTATTACTGGCGGGATCCAGATAACCGGAAGCATTACAAACTTAATACAAGTGTCTTGCCAAACCATATCTACTACGCTGAAGGAGGTAACATACTCAGGACTCTATATCAAGTCCACTACAAAAAGCCATTTCGCCTCCACGTTGCTGTTAGAAATAGCAATTAG